From the genome of Temnothorax longispinosus isolate EJ_2023e unplaced genomic scaffold, Tlon_JGU_v1 HiC_scaffold_28, whole genome shotgun sequence:
tatgttacgggcaaagtcagcatggtgtgcagtgtcggcattgcccgggcaatgtcagcattgcacaacgcgactcggcaaagtagtttattagcgGACATTGCCCGGTTTGATGTGGGCAAAGTTAACACTGCCCATCCAGCGATGGCAATGTCAGCAACGATTATCACATTGCGGACTTTGCTCGGTTCTAAGTGGGCAATGTCGACAATGCTAAATCTCCGTGGGCTAAGCTGCGCTAAATAAGGGTAAatcttcagtttagctacctcagcacagaaatcgatgcaattaggcttaatcgacgcgtttttgcatgaaacgaacgaatctggcagaaaaaagtgtcgctctgccccgcgacgcgagatattaatcgtcaaagttgaaccgacgacatgtagcaacactgaacgtgccctgcggccatatgcgcatgctcagtggtcgcacgcgcatgtaaaactaCGCcgattttaaatgaatcaatcgtgcagaataaccaagcatctcgattcaagcagttaggtctcacgctgggagtttcattagtttaattatgcgtgggaagcacacacacacacacacacacacacacgggggggtgcgagaagggggccttcggccccccactcccccgcacccaccccgtcggtaggcagcgtggacctcgctttacaacataaagtacatgctaagttgtaaaacaaaattataaagtacatgcatgggggagggtgcaggggagaaaagcctttctgttcacgtgcgctcacgcatgtaagcccccttgcacccctccatgcatgtgctttataattttgctttacaacttagcatgtactttatgttgtaaagcgaggtccacgctgcctaccgacggggtgggtgcgggggaggggggggccgaaggccccccccttGCActcccccgtgtgtgtgtgtgtgtgtgtgcttcccacgcataattacaCTAATGAAACTctcagcgtgagacctaactgcttgaatcgagatgcttggttattctgcacgatgtaactgtttaatgattttcgttaaagcagggcacatacacacgtgtgtatgccctgctttatagaagttgtgatttttgttaaagcagggcacacacacgtgtgtatgctggtgtatgccctgctttatagaagttgtgattttcgttaaagctagatagtatatatatatatactagccTCTTCCTCGCCACAAACAGACGTTGCTTGTCAAACTTAGCAACTAATTTTTTGACCTGTCCGGAAGTTTCTCTTTGTGTAAACtgtgtttataaattttgtaaccaaACCGATCTttcttcataaataaatacctAATACTgacttgataataattaactagaaggtcatatatatagaaatagatctaccatataatgaaataagtaTTACATAACagagttatttattttttcatttgtcCTGCATTCCATgcaaatgatttttattttagagtaaaatttttttgttttaatatttaatgcacATGGTTAAAGGCTGATGGCAGAAAACAAAACGTAATAGGCTCTTACGTCTATCGTCGATCCCCTCGAAAATGCTTTACgccaagaaaatataaaaatttgcgtCGTAAGTATTGATTTTCAGTTGCAAATCGAATAATGATACATTActtcaaataattcaattttattttaggattatttaaagattaccttgacgaaatatttcatcattctacaaagaaaaaaagaattcttcGTTATATGAACAAACACATCGGATATAAAATTAGAGATATCCGAAAATTAGATtatgaaaaagtttttatttaagttcttatattttgttaccaaagttttatattgtattacttTATAGTGAGTATATAAAACACATCGTATGTCTTTTTTGTGTACATCGACATCGTCTTTAGTGAAAAAAACCCATTCGCTTGTTTTAGACCACACAGAGTCCTCGGGCCAGAGCGCGTGTATTATCATAATCAGTATGTAGTTATCTACCAAAGTCTGTTCGTACCagatatacgtaaaaaaagtaCGACTGAAGAGGATACAAACTGAAGGCTGTTTTATGCTGAAGTAAACGTTGCGTGTgcgaaatgaaagaaaaccagttaaatggaattttacgtttaataaatGCAACGGAAGGGACGCAGAGATAACTGTACGAACTACAACTGCGAATCGCGACGTGTCTTCACGAAACAAACTCCAAAAGACTGATAGCCGACACTCCGGAATGTCTCatgcttatatttataataatttaaaaatcctAAGTGACCATTTTCTAATTGTAGAGTCGACAATTATTGTCTTACATCAGTTGAGCGTAATGGATTATACGATTATAGATATAACGGGACTTGTGGATGCGGTAACgtaaactgtaaaatattaatatgactGGTATGACTGCACTGCAAAttcaagtgtgttattttaactgtcATTTAACACGGTTGAacgtattaaattaacttttaatttcatttaattacaatttaagttttaattcaACGTGTTTATTTAACACgtaacaaaacaaaacaagCTCCAGTAAAACCTGtcatttttagacgtttatgCGTGTAGAAATAACATATTTGGATTTACAATGTGCTACTTTCAATTCTGTTTGTATGAAGATAagactttttattaattgttttgtaatgaaatttatatctttgtaataaaatatgtgtcaAGCATTCAAGCATTTACgaaatgacaattatttatttctttatcgaTATTCCTAACATTTCTCACATCACACAGTTGCCCGCGACTGCGACAGTCGACGACCAAAACAATAACAGAGATCAAGTGGCCGTGGCAATCGTGGCATTCTAGCTCTAGCAGTACAGTTTACCGCCGATCTTTCTTTACGTGAGTATCGTTTTAAGTATTTCAACGAggttaaaaattttccaagattttttaaaatcttaaggtgattgggccatcagagcatgtcaaagaaaaaaatccgaattaaatatgttataaaaaaaacctaaatacgcttaaatttgcaattttgagaagatctgacgtctagtttttgagatattaaatctcaaagttgGCATTTTTCATAGGTTTTATGGGAAATTGTACCGGAATcatacatttttcgagaaGTTCACTCACTGTCTGTAAAGAAACAAGttcaaaaaactgaaaataacattatttgattcttctagcacttgttaagtataagacaaaacgacgttgacgtgtaataaggccaaaaattcaatcaaaagttgATGAATCGTCGCGTTTCTTGTCGGCCTTTCGATCAGCTGTACGCGACGTGGACATgtggcaacgccgcgccgtgtagtgttttctttccacagcactattcttttgcaagcaaatctcccgttatcgaaattgtttgttaccttacattatttttcaacataaacaCAATACATAACCTCACTCAAACACATGGCACTGGCATGATAGCTGCCTACAGCGAAGAGATGCAATGTCGCGACATTTCTCTTGTACGAATGTCAACTGAAGTCAAATCTTGAactgtttacatttatcagtagataaattgatacgtcatcgaatgaaaagttacattataaaatcagtaattatacaagtgtctagaatatatccataaaaatggtttttcttaaaataaattttaggcCTTATATTGACTCATATGGTACATGGCCCAATCACCTTaagttcaaaatttaaaaaaataaaaatttataaaaaatattggaatataattaaaaacaaaatgacattttaatttggaaattggaatgttattatttctttcattaacaTTATGAGAAGGACTAGTCATTCTCATAATAATTGTACGTAcatgattttaaaatgtgatGTTATACATCATAAGTATTAGTAccaattaaaaacaataggGTAGTGGGTTATATGTTAATGTTTTCAATCAATCTCATTTGCAATGTTTACAGATAATAGTAATTTACTAAGAAAGATATACTTTATGTTGAATACTAATGAGAGATAATTTGTTTGTCTTGAAATTAtgcatttcttgaaaattaataaatttatacttacATTATATTGggtgtttaatttttttcctttttcataaattctttcaattataaaaaataattaaatataaatatatctacaaaaatatttttttgaaacaaatttattaataaaaccgtcataaattgcattatattatgCATTAGATCTTATTTTcctatatcaaataaaatatatcttttatgatataaaatgatattgttaaaaaaatattacagctAAATCTATTTTCATTAGATTTATGTTAcacttttatataagaaatagatgttacatgcaattttatatGGCATCGCATGTGATAGGCTGCGTTCAGAACGTCACCCGAGAGCGTACGAGTATACTgccttctctttctatctcagcGAGTGAGTATACCCGTGTGTACCcgggtgacgtttccgaacgcagtGCCCTATTGTATGCGatgtcatataaaaattttttaataatattaaatgatatcTCATATGTGATACTATATGATATCTCATATGCAATATTGATTGAGATCTCGTATGCGCTGTCATATGATGTTTTGGTTGAATATCTCATATGCGTTTTCATTTAAGATCTCGTAAGAGAGATCGTATGAGTTCTCATAAGAGAATTTTCATTAGGGAAAGACTCATCACCTATAGCGCAGTAGGATGGGGCATGAATGTTCTCGGAATACTTGTAGTCATTATTTGAGTGATAAGCAGGACTTCTTGGATCAGCAGTACtgcgaatttattttatgcacaATGCTACCGTGACAAAGGAACCAAGGGACCTACCCTTGCTCTTCAGTAGAGAATAAAAGCCGAGACACCGAGCCTGAATGCGAACAGTCTGGCTCAAGAATGAAAACACTCCGGTATAATTTGCGAGAAGAAGTACAAGAAGCAGAGACGCACGAAACACAGCAATAACTCGTAAGTGACCAAATCACACGACTCCGTACCAAAATTTAGTCTTTGGTTGGTGCTCACTTTACAGGATGAGAAGGAGTAGCTATAATCATAGCAACAATTACAGACGTTGGCATAGGATACTGAGACGACTTCGCCGGATTATTTTAACCATGCCTGGAATCGATGAAAATCTACCGATGGACCTAAGTGCAGCACAATCGTATCGACGATCGCCAATTCCAATGCAGCGAGGACCACCGGAACGCGACACCAGATCTCCTGGCGTCGACGTCCATCCCAACATGGACCGTGACTGGCCCTTCCCAACTGATCCAGAGGTCTTCTCTCGACCTCAGCGTCCACCGACACCTGCAAACACCATCTACGACGTGCCGCGGATGTCAGTAGCATCCGTCGAAGCAGCGATGTCCCCAGGAATGGAGAACCTGTTGGACGAAGTGCTCGACGAGATCAATCGAGAGTCTCCCGTCGATGACATCAGCCTGGGCAGCGAAACGACAGGAACCATTAGACTGCCTGACGTTTCTAGACCTCCGCCCCCTTATGCCAACATCCCAGCGACTCAGACGAGCCACGAGTACGTGGCAATGGCATCATCTGTACGAGCTGAAGCAAGCAGCAGCCGAGGATCACGATCCCTGAGCGGGCTGAACGCATCAGTGAGCAGTCCACTTGCTCTAGGAGAGCCATCAGCATCATATGACCACTTCGCCGAACCTGCATATAGACATTATGTAATAGGTGAGCGCCCTATGCTTCCTATACCACAGGGCCACCCCCTCCTACACAACTACCGTTACCGATACCTATTTATTATCGTGATTAATCGGATTCGCAAGTGCGACCGGcatatgattttatttgtcattcGGCGTGGTATGCGCAAGTCGCCGCAGAACTCGCGTTATGCTCAGATTGCGCAACGAGTGAACATACGTTTTGTATTTTCAATAGGCCAAATGCCGTATGGCGGCAATTACATCTAATTTCGCGCACCTTTGTTCATACGACTTTACATTGCGGCCGGTGTTATAAATTGCTGATAAAAACCAAACGCGCCATAAACTGCCAAGAGTGCCGCACCACAATAATAGATTTGCAGGGACGTACCGAATACTTAACGTATCAGATTCTATGCGAGGCGGTTATCCCTCGCGGGACGCGTTAAACGATacatacttataaaaatacgtTTGTACGAAGCTATAAtgctattatttcttttatatacaaatatcattTAACATACATactatacatttaaaaaatgcttatCGAATATCTTGCGTTACATATATCCAGTCTTATAAAATTACCAATCGGTTTTTTACAGTGTACTGTTTAGAGGGAACTGTTCTATTACTAAGCACATTTGTATTAGTGCTAGGGTTACttcgaataataaaagagtAACCTCCATTTGCGATCATAATAAACATTAGCGAGCGACCTTATTATAATACtaaatttatcagaaaatattaaccatactaatacttattatatgtacatggtGAAaggtttgaaataaaataataaaatttatataacgaaTATACGATTACATTTAATAAGCACGGTGGAAGATCCTAATTCccttaaaataagtattttgaaaaataaatcgtagCAATCAGCAATAtctaatcttaattttatactaataattttaactctGATTTATATACACGTACTTAGAATAGGAAAGGGGAAAGAGTACGCtgacacacacatatatatatacatatatatatatatatatatatatatatatatataatgaataataataggcaataatcattaataataatacctaAGGAATAGATAGTCCATATAAATCCAACCGTAATAGCATAGCTTTCATACCACCATACATCCtaaatattaacgaaaaataataattaaccaTACATAACAactatactttatataacacAACCGCGAATTGATACTTACTAAAAAGTTCGGGGACCGAACTTCCCTAAGGAGGGAgatgtcacgtctgacggtataatcaccgctatattccagccgcataaatttttcgatttctatCCTTATTGCTAGAAGTGCCCAGCATCTAAAAACAATCCCAGGTAGCATTAATGTCAAAAAGGTATCTATAAGTTGTCGTTTTAAGGTTGCCTTTATGATTTTACCATAAGATGACCAATGGATGCCTTTAAATTGATATCTCGTTTACTGTTATCCGAATGATGTCTTTTTTATGATATCTTAATGGAAAGAAAAACCTGTTATCCTAAAGTCACCATTTTACtttatccgatagatggctgTTTTAAGGCATCGAAAAATCATCAATTTAATGTTATCCAAAAGTATCTTTATAAAAGTTGTCCAAAAGGTATCTATCGGTAGCGAAGTTTCTGCCTTTTGTTGCAATCCAAAAGATGTCACCAATTAGATATCATGTTGTAGTGGCATTATTGACGTCATTAAAACGATGTAGGAAAGTTATCATTTTTACGACATCTTCTTGGTTATGGAAATATCTAGAATAAGTCGAGAGATATTGCGCCGCGCGTATACGTATGCGATATTTTATTCCATCACGAAAGAGacaaattgataaaaagtgtgtaattaataacgtGTAAGTATATACTTtcgctttttatatatttttagtatatatatacatgcatatatcaTAAAGCGtgactatataaaatacacgtgTACTTTTCAGGTTATACCGAGTTATACAGgcagtaataaataaagtaaaggGACGtacactatttttataatatttttctccacATCTGGAAAAAGTTGTGAGTATATACAGTAATAATACTGATCTATTCcgtgttttattatatttaatagttgAAGAGTTATTAATTGCGATACATTATAGATTATGCCATTATGGGACCTCCGTTAAGACGGATGAAACCGTTCCTTAAGCTCTCACAACAACAGCAAAAGCGACGAATCCGCGCCCTTGTGCAAGCAGATCTCGCTTACCTGGCAAATGCAGCAAATAATGCTGCGTCTAGTCCTACTCGTCCTCCCTCATGCTCACCGCCAACAGCTCGTGCTTCTAATATTCCTGATGACGTTTGTCATCAAATTGATGATTTCTTTGAACGCTTTGATGACGCAGAAGATCTCAATTTGCTAATCAATGAAAGACCGACACTGACTAATACAGATATCCAGTTGGAGAATCAGGCTCAATCGACTATCACTCGTCCCACTAGTATAACTAATCTTTAAGATTTTCTTGCTCATTGGGCAATCCAAAACAAAATACCTCAATCCGTTGTGAACGATCTTTTGAGAGGGTTAAAGAAATTTGGTCATCCTGAGCTTCCGTCTGATGCTAGGACATTATGTGACACGCCAAACAGAACTGATATACAGGCTCTCGCTGGAGGCACTTATGTTCATTATGGCTTAGAAAGGGCACTGAAGGAATAGTTGAGAAAGTATAATGTATTGCTGCAGCGTAATTCTGACACGGAAATTTCTGTGATTCTccaaattaacattaatatcgATGGACTACCTCTATCAAAGAGTTCTAAGAGTCAGTTGTGGCCCATATTAGGTAAAGTTGTTGGAACTCAGTTTGTCGAACCATTCGTTATTGGAGCGTTTCATGGAAATAAAAAGCCTTCATCCGCTGCTCAATTTCTACAAGCATTTCTCACAGAGtacataaaattgtacaatgagggttttatttacgaaaatcGAAGCTATTTTGTACGATTGAACGCAATCCTTGCTGATACTCCTGCACGAAATTTTATCTCTTGTTTTCCCGTTCATAATAGCCGTTGTGCCAAATGCATTCAACCTGGTAAAACTGTGAATGGACGACGAATATTTCTAGAGAAGGATTCAACTTTGAGAACTAATGCGACTTTCAGAGAAGGATTACCTGCTGCATTTCTGAATATCATGTCTCCTTTTGAAATCATAGGTATTATTGATATGATAAAGCAATTCCCTCTCGATTATATGCACCTGTTGTGCTTAGGAACGATGAAAAAACTTCTTTTACTTTGGATCCGCGCTATGGGAAAATCCGAGGAAGCATTAGCTAAGCTTGCCGCATTTAACGATTTTTATCGCAAGTTAGCTAAATCTGTTCCAGCAGAATTTTCACGACATCCGCGTTCTTTGGAAGAAGTCGCTCAGTGGAAAGCGACAGAGTTCCGATTGTTCCTGTTGTATTTGGGACCCGTGGTTCTTCAGCATTTATTAAGTAAACCTCAGATCATACATTTTAATGTTCTCAACTGTGCCGTTAGAATTCTTTGTGATCCAAGAGAATGTGTACGCAATAACAGCTATGCCCAAGATCTTATGATCTACTTCGTAGATAACATGGAACTCTTGTATGGAgaagaaacattaatttacaACATTCacaatttaattcatattccAGAGGATGTTCTAAATCACGGGCCCCTTGACTCTTTCAGTTGCTTTccgtttgaaaattttttgcaaaaaattaaattaatgatcaAAGGTGGTGCCCAACCTTTAGCGcaattcataaaaagaataaCAGAACGATCAATCCATCTTATACCTTCAGACAACTCGAAAACTGGTTACAGTTACTTAAACAAAAGGAAGAATCGGTTAGATGACCATCAATTACCGCCGGGATATACCAATTTCCATCAGGAAATCCAATTTCAAGACTTTTTGCTAACTGACAAAAGTCCTAACAATTGTTGCTATCTATCGAATAACAGCGTTGTTCTCGTAGAACATATATGCTGCTACAAGGAAATTCCTGTTATTGTTGGTCGCCAATTTATCAACACTCATTCTATTGCTGATTATCCGTGCGATTCTCGCAATTTAGGCATTTTCGATGGACGTGAGCTTTCTGAACTTCAAACATGGAACATAGACGAAATTGACCGAAAAGGCTTTGTTGTTCCGTACGACGCTGATTCTGTGTATGTTTTCCCTTTAATTCACAGCGACACATAAATAGACGTTATATCCTGTAGTTTTTTATGtccattttattatactaatcTGCACTTTACACGTTACGATTCATTTTATTGCCGCATTgccaaatgtttattttatggaTGAGACTACGTTCTCTAtagtacaatatttttttttgtgacgtactatttatatttacagatttaaaacatatatcatGACACATCCCGATTCTTTACATCAGAGGAATTGGCGAAAGCGTCCACGCTTTCTTTTCAGATTTTCCCGACAACCTATATTTCACATCACAgatctacatattttattggTCAATTCACAGGTTTGATATAGATATGTGTGGATATGAGCCTGTTGcttgatttaattttgattttattgataCACGTTTGTATATGGTATTGGCCGCATTGTGTTCTTGGtcgtttatttataacattgttCCATTTCGATGCTAGTACATTTTGATGTGATTACACTTGTTCCCCTCTGTCACGCGTGATTATTGTGTCTCTCAAAGGGTCAGGGTTCCAGGTTCCACTTTGCATGGTGCTATTTCTTATTGTCTCCcgttaaaatatgatatttaactgtacttaaaaaaaaatggctaTTATGAAATATCTACATACTTGTGTCTCTCAAAGAGTCAGGGTTACACTTTGCATGGTGCTATTTCTTATTGTCTCACgctaaaatatgatattcaactgtactgaaaaaaaaaaaactggccattatgaaatatttatacctACATACTGTGTAGGATATGGCAGCTATTCAGAAACACCACAATAAGCAGAAAAGATCGATGCCATCGCAAGCATCAAAAGGAATATGTAAGTTTATACTTGTCGATTGGAAAGATTATGCAATATACGTCG
Proteins encoded in this window:
- the LOC139824167 gene encoding uncharacterized protein isoform X2, translated to MSPFEIIGIIDMIKQFPLDYMHLLCLGTMKKLLLLWIRAMGKSEEALAKLAAFNDFYRKLAKSVPAEFSRHPRSLEEVAQWKATEFRLFLLYLGPVVLQHLLSKPQIIHFNVLNCAVRILCDPRECVRNNSYAQDLMIYFVDNMELLYGEETLIYNIHNLIHIPEDVLNHGPLDSFSCFPFENFLQKIKLMIKGGAQPLAQFIKRITERSIHLIPSDNSKTGYSYLNKRKNRLDDHQLPPGYTNFHQEIQFQDFLLTDKSPNNCCYLSNNSVVLVEHICCYKEIPVIVGRQFINTHSIADYPCDSRNLGIFDGRELSELQTWNIDEIDRKGFVVPYDADSVFKTYIMTHPDSLHQRNWRKRPRFLFRFSRQPIFHITDLHILLVNSQDMAAIQKHHNKQKRSMPSQASKGISQAKIIKIRNMYLPPNKFKAGTDTANILNNSGVQIIENSSVAPVQNANKKYVSQSQKRSAQKISTSSSLHQDQTILEYLEDNAETAEEQDDEYTYTEFLEDSSNDEVVGNDEVVENDEVRENDEVVENDEENNNQGDEVIVNREDRPEIHPHDAAVCCKNKPLKKKRCSKRKDIPKQLNMRCKADRAKLKGQDCWECREYYKMLSLSEEEIQKRKNQCSRHRHKYERPNTPEDGCRQERKDFENCILQKLNELLEVGRRNDNPVERIDRHHYALLPQMPFTDINELQRFDRDLKDNGQMRDQFMKKIQDIGGKSVQKAVKYAMEVVITDDLTQQVVWTLGAENKPKISKFTFPYVIIDVVRNTFEGTKIKTVEDRIAEWLRRGGDRKKAENKRRERQNLQHQ
- the LOC139824167 gene encoding uncharacterized protein isoform X4, with protein sequence MSPFEIIGIIDMIKQFPLDYMHLLCLGTMKKLLLLWIRAMGKSEEALAKLAAFNDFYRKLAKSVPAEFSRHPRSLEEVAQWKATEFRLFLLYLGPVVLQHLLSKPQIIHFNVLNCAVRILCDPRECVRNNSYAQDLMIYFVDNMELLYGEETLIYNIHNLIHIPEDVLNHGPLDSFSCFPFENFLQKIKLMIKGGAQPLAQFIKRITERSIHLIPSDNSKTGYSYLNKRKNRLDDHQLPPGYTNFHQEIQFQDFLLTDKSPNNCCYLSNNSVVLVEHICCYKEIPVIVGRQFINTHSIADYPCDSRNLGIFDGRELSELQTWNIDEIDRKGFVVPYDADSVFKTYIMTHPDSLHQRNWRKRPRFLFRFSRQPIFHITDLHILLVNSQDMAAIQKHHNKQKRSMPSQASKGISQAKIIKIRNMYLPPNKFKAGTDTANILNNSGVQIIENSSVAPVQNANKKYVSQSQKRSAQKISTSSSLHQDQTILEYLEDNAETAEEQDDEYTYTEFLEDSSNDEVVGNDEVVENDEVRENDEVVENDEENNNQGDEVIVNREDRPEIHPHDAAVCCNGCRQERKDFENCILQKLNELLEVGRRNDNPVERIDRHHYALLPQMPFTDINELQRFDRDLKDNGQMRDQFMKKIQDIGGKSVQKAVKYAMEVVITDDLTQQVVWTLGAENKPKISKFTFPYVIIDVVRNTFEGTKIKTVEDRIAEWLRRGGDRKKAENKRRERQNLQHQ
- the LOC139824167 gene encoding uncharacterized protein isoform X3, translating into MSPFEIIGIIDMIKQFPLDYMHLLCLGTMKKLLLLWIRAMGKSEEALAKLAAFNDFYRKLAKSVPAEFSRHPRSLEEVAQWKATEFRLFLLYLGPVVLQHLLSKPQIIHFNVLNCAVRILCDPRECVRNNSYAQDLMIYFVDNMELLYGEETLIYNIHNLIHIPEDVLNHGPLDSFSCFPFENFLQKIKLMIKGGAQPLAQFIKRITERSIHLIPSDNSKTGYSYLNKRKNRLDDHQLPPGYTNFHQEIQFQDFLLTDKSPNNCCYLSNNSVVLVEHICCYKEIPVIVGRQFINTHSIADYPCDSRNLGIFDGRELSELQTWNIDEIDRKGFVVPYDADSVFKTYIMTHPDSLHQRNWRKRPRFLFRFSRQPIFHITDLHILLVNSQDMAAIQKHHNKQKRSMPSQASKGISQAKIIKIRNMYLPPNKFKAGTDTANILNNSGVQIIENSSVAPVQNANKKYVSQSQKRSAQKISTSSSLHQDQTILEYLEDNAETAEEQDDEYTYTEFLEDSSNDEVVGNDEVVENDEVRENDEVVENDEENNNQGDEVIVNREDRPEIHPHDAAVCCIQESILELDSDTETYSSLEAYKSLHKNNQPTSPSIFAHLKKRPKQSRLAFYSVKNSETVTENSAATLIVNNTIETSANINNNMDFNLDDTENKPLKKKRCSKRKDIPKQLNMRCKADRAKLKGQDCWECREYYKMLSLSEEEIQKRKNQCSRHRHKYERPNTPEGFWDPEFPETLGTY